One Elgaria multicarinata webbii isolate HBS135686 ecotype San Diego chromosome 6, rElgMul1.1.pri, whole genome shotgun sequence DNA segment encodes these proteins:
- the CCDC152 gene encoding LOW QUALITY PROTEIN: coiled-coil domain-containing protein 152 (The sequence of the model RefSeq protein was modified relative to this genomic sequence to represent the inferred CDS: substituted 1 base at 1 genomic stop codon), translating into MKFRTKALIWNLNNLLQKISELHGKGNLLTLQLDKANKLLTISQSKEEAAKEECAALQNVIKGLQQTIENQFNLRDENERLKSKVYILEEKLKVHEQEHKNMIDRFLRETESKEEEHKLEQRKFHYEMNKKMETKEEKHKQLMEKKDMEILELTRQLRDQEKQKQNEIIKLQIEFSAKLVRLQAKTPKSYPNPTPLPQIYRRKLQHFQEEKNKEIEFLRDTIKDLEQRLIKGQESHLKRRQFXEFHENTRKYCL; encoded by the exons ATGAAATTTAGAACAAAAGCTTTAATTTGGAATTTAAACAATCTCCTACAGAAAATATCAGAACTTCATGGAAAAGGTAATCTTTTGACTCTTCAGTTGGATAAAGCAAACAAGTTACTGACAATAAGTCAATCAAAGGAAGAAGCAGCTAAAGAGG aatgtgctGCACTCCAGAATGTGATTAAGGGTCTCCAACAAACTatagaaaatcaatttaatttgaGAG ATGAAAATGAGAGGCTGAAGAGCAAAGTTTATATTTTGGAAGAGAAACTCAAGGTCCATGAACAG GAACATAAGAATATGATTGATAGGTTCCTAAGAGAaactgaaagcaaggaggaagaACACAAGCTTGAACAAAGAAAGTTTCACTATGAAATGAACAAAAAAA tggaaacaaaggaggaaaaacataaGCAGCTAATGGAGAAGAAAGATATGGAGATTTTGGAACTAACAAGGCAactgagagatcaagaaaagcaaaaacagaatGAGATAATCAAATTGCAAATAGAG ttCAGTGCTAAGCTGGTAAGGCTTCAGGCCAAAACACCCAAATCGTATCCAAATCCCACACCATTGCCTCAAATCTACAGAAGG AAGCTTCAGCATTTTCAAGAAGAAAAGAACAAGGAAATTGAGTTTCTCCGTGATACCATAAAAGACTTAGAACAGAGGCTCATTAAAGGTCAAGAGTCACACCTCAAGCGAAGGCAGTTTTGAGAATTTCATGAAAACACCAGAAAATATTGTCTTTGA